One part of the Sphingobacterium sp. LZ7M1 genome encodes these proteins:
- a CDS encoding YgcG family protein, with product MQKTSQIVKFSTRILFSFFIGLIFHLQAIAQDFPPVAKDLVTDYTNTLSSSQKKQLEQKLLAFEDSSSIQIAVVVMNSTGDYDIADYGDRLAKQWGVGNKKYDNGILFLVALGDRAVTIRTGYGLEGAVPDVIAYRIIENEVKPAFRQGDYFQGIDNGTNALISYTRGEYQADPRDGYSTEGGGGVPIIFIVIGIIILISIISKSGGGGKNGGGKVMGGRGSSDLFWWTLLNSLGRGGGDNDGGGFGGGFGGGGGGGFGGFGGGGFGGGGASGRW from the coding sequence ATGCAGAAAACATCACAAATTGTGAAATTTTCAACCCGTATATTATTCAGCTTTTTTATAGGCTTAATATTTCATTTACAAGCCATAGCACAGGATTTTCCTCCTGTAGCGAAGGATTTAGTAACGGATTATACAAATACCCTGAGTTCCAGCCAGAAGAAACAGCTTGAACAGAAGTTATTGGCATTTGAAGATTCCTCAAGTATTCAGATTGCGGTCGTGGTCATGAATAGCACTGGCGACTACGACATTGCAGACTATGGGGATCGCCTTGCCAAGCAATGGGGCGTAGGAAACAAGAAATATGATAATGGTATCTTGTTTTTGGTTGCCCTTGGAGACCGTGCAGTCACTATCCGTACGGGTTACGGATTAGAGGGTGCAGTTCCTGATGTCATTGCTTACCGAATCATTGAGAACGAGGTCAAACCAGCCTTCCGCCAAGGAGATTATTTCCAAGGCATTGACAATGGAACAAATGCATTGATATCCTATACCAGAGGAGAATATCAGGCTGACCCTCGGGACGGCTATTCGACAGAAGGTGGCGGTGGAGTGCCTATCATATTCATTGTAATCGGTATCATCATATTAATTTCCATTATTTCCAAATCTGGAGGTGGCGGCAAAAATGGCGGTGGTAAGGTAATGGGTGGCCGAGGTTCATCTGACCTGTTCTGGTGGACATTATTGAACTCATTGGGCCGTGGTGGCGGCGATAATGATGGTGGTGGATTTGGCGGCGGCTTCGGCGGCGGTGGAGGCGGCGGCTTCGGAGGTTTCGGAGGCGGTGGCTTCGGCGGCGGTGGTGCCAGCGGAAGATGGTAA
- a CDS encoding LemA family protein encodes MKRLLIVFVGLLTALSFSSCGYNTMVSKDENVKGKWAQVENAYQRRADLIPNLVNTVKGAAQHEQGTLTAVTEARAKATSVQVDPNNLSEEAIANFQQNQDGLSQAIGRLLVSVESYPDLKANANFQELQAQLEGTENRISVERRAYNEAVQDYNTTVRSFPNNIMAGIFGFKAKGTFKATEGSDKAPTVQF; translated from the coding sequence ATGAAAAGATTATTAATCGTATTTGTAGGTTTATTAACTGCTCTTTCTTTCAGTTCTTGTGGGTACAACACCATGGTATCCAAGGACGAAAATGTAAAAGGAAAATGGGCACAAGTTGAAAACGCCTACCAACGTAGAGCGGACTTGATCCCTAACTTAGTAAACACCGTAAAAGGAGCTGCACAGCATGAACAAGGTACATTGACCGCTGTAACAGAGGCTCGTGCAAAAGCGACTTCCGTACAAGTAGATCCAAACAATTTGAGCGAGGAAGCGATTGCTAATTTCCAACAAAACCAAGATGGACTTTCGCAGGCCATCGGACGATTATTGGTAAGCGTAGAATCTTATCCGGACTTGAAAGCGAATGCGAATTTCCAGGAGTTACAGGCACAGTTGGAGGGTACTGAAAACCGTATTTCCGTAGAGCGTAGAGCCTACAATGAAGCGGTTCAGGATTACAACACCACTGTTCGTAGCTTCCCGAACAACATTATGGCAGGAATCTTTGGATTCAAGGCAAAAGGAACATTTAAAGCGACTGAAGGTTCTGACAAAGCGCCTACAGTGCAGTTTTAA
- a CDS encoding sensor histidine kinase gives MEARCKILPILLLLCLLVPTAKGEQVKRPYQAEIDSLEKIIKTDLSVEEKAFNIFELSFYYSYSDSATAHNYLKQGLLYKNEFPVANGMGKVYEGLFYMDYDLPKAIRLFEEADAELAKIEGNKAKWLRAKLLNNMASAYQWQDKHIRMLEILVNRALPMAKEANDDIITGNILYKIGLNFWNNLQYTEANKYLLESLEHLNKGKYDPYTMNEVYKLLVVSLNAMDDSVMSEKVMLNYEKFIKRHKGSLPLSDYHFVHSVYNRFKKNYDVSLIHMDKSIEYLKKEGEPNPRALTSLYYQRALINLSKKDFQSAFKDLNEYVEKRMDIGYTFFQDSLNIAIAYVKIYEGLKDYKKAMEWVKKKDVLQDTMYNRRIRESLMDYEVKYQTLEKEGEILSLKTEREKTESDIKNTRIIIALVAIILLLIGYFLFKNHQKNKRLLQQQEINNNQKLLEEKQKQKLLSLDAMLHGEEKERNRLSRDLHDGLGSILASIKYKILDTQLSNPNDKVNSILVDMDFAITEMRRISHNLMPESLRRFGLAVSLGDLCKSLQNSNTKIELQLYGLFNVLSQEQQTHIYRIIQELIYNSLKHSEAKHILVQCSVEDNVVFITVEDDGKGFKSDQIMDDSKDGVGLTNVKIRVNYLHGKLDIRSEVGKGTSIDIEILV, from the coding sequence ATGGAAGCTAGGTGCAAAATATTGCCAATCCTGCTGCTATTGTGCCTACTTGTTCCCACAGCTAAAGGAGAACAGGTAAAAAGGCCCTATCAAGCAGAAATTGATAGCCTAGAAAAAATCATAAAAACCGACCTAAGTGTTGAAGAGAAAGCTTTTAATATCTTTGAACTGTCTTTTTACTACTCCTATTCAGATTCTGCCACAGCCCACAATTACCTGAAACAGGGTCTCCTGTATAAAAATGAATTTCCCGTCGCCAATGGGATGGGCAAAGTATATGAAGGACTGTTTTATATGGATTATGACCTGCCAAAAGCGATCCGTCTATTCGAAGAAGCCGATGCAGAACTGGCCAAGATTGAGGGAAACAAAGCGAAATGGCTAAGGGCTAAATTATTGAACAATATGGCTTCGGCCTACCAATGGCAGGATAAACATATCAGGATGTTGGAAATCTTGGTCAATAGGGCGCTGCCAATGGCCAAGGAAGCCAATGATGATATTATCACCGGAAATATCCTCTATAAGATCGGACTGAATTTCTGGAACAATCTGCAATATACTGAAGCCAATAAATATCTATTGGAATCATTGGAGCACCTGAATAAGGGAAAATATGACCCCTATACCATGAATGAGGTATATAAGCTTCTGGTCGTTTCCTTAAATGCAATGGATGATAGTGTCATGTCTGAAAAGGTCATGTTAAATTATGAGAAATTTATCAAGAGGCATAAAGGTTCCTTGCCCTTAAGCGACTATCATTTTGTGCATTCGGTCTACAATCGATTTAAAAAGAACTATGATGTATCGCTCATCCATATGGATAAATCCATTGAATACCTTAAAAAAGAAGGGGAGCCAAACCCTCGTGCCTTGACCAGTTTATATTACCAAAGGGCACTGATAAACCTCAGCAAAAAGGATTTTCAGTCTGCATTCAAGGATTTGAATGAATATGTCGAAAAAAGGATGGATATAGGTTATACTTTCTTTCAGGACAGTTTGAACATCGCCATCGCATATGTCAAAATCTATGAAGGATTAAAGGACTATAAAAAAGCCATGGAATGGGTGAAAAAGAAGGATGTCCTTCAGGATACCATGTATAACAGGCGGATCAGAGAGTCCTTAATGGATTATGAAGTAAAATATCAGACCCTCGAGAAAGAAGGTGAGATCCTTTCCTTAAAGACAGAACGGGAGAAAACCGAGAGCGATATCAAAAATACCCGTATCATCATTGCCTTGGTGGCGATCATCCTATTATTGATCGGATATTTCCTGTTCAAGAATCACCAGAAAAACAAAAGATTGCTGCAGCAACAAGAAATCAACAATAACCAAAAACTACTCGAGGAAAAGCAAAAACAAAAACTGCTGTCCCTTGATGCCATGTTGCATGGAGAAGAAAAAGAAAGGAACAGGCTCTCTAGGGATTTGCATGATGGCCTAGGCAGTATATTGGCTTCTATCAAATATAAAATCTTGGACACTCAATTGTCCAATCCAAATGATAAAGTGAATTCCATTTTAGTCGATATGGATTTTGCCATTACAGAAATGCGAAGGATTTCCCATAACCTTATGCCTGAATCCCTGCGTCGTTTTGGTCTTGCCGTATCATTAGGTGACCTGTGTAAGAGTCTGCAGAATTCCAATACCAAGATCGAACTGCAATTATATGGATTGTTTAATGTACTCAGCCAAGAACAGCAGACCCATATTTACAGGATCATTCAAGAATTGATCTATAACTCCCTGAAACATTCGGAAGCCAAACATATCTTGGTGCAATGCAGTGTCGAAGATAATGTGGTATTTATTACGGTTGAAGATGATGGCAAGGGTTTTAAGTCCGATCAAATAATGGATGATTCAAAAGATGGAGTGGGTTTGACCAATGTAAAAATTAGGGTGAATTACCTCCATGGTAAATTGGATATCCGCTCCGAAGTAGGCAAAGGAACGAGCATCGATATTGAGATTCTGGTGTAA
- a CDS encoding RNA polymerase sigma factor, with translation MIENLEQEFVNLLEDNQNILHKICKLYTADLASHQDLFQEMVIQLWKSYPRFKGESKFSTWAYRVSLNTAISLYRSKKTKIATVDWDQSLANIRYEEYNSETEDQLKHLYDAVRQLNDIDKALVYMYLEDKDYTEISETLGISEVNARVKMNRIKNKLKEMLTKKGVV, from the coding sequence ATGATTGAGAACCTAGAGCAAGAATTTGTAAATCTTTTGGAGGATAATCAGAACATCCTACACAAGATCTGCAAGCTTTACACAGCAGATCTGGCATCCCACCAGGACTTGTTCCAGGAGATGGTCATTCAATTGTGGAAATCGTATCCAAGGTTCAAAGGTGAGTCAAAGTTTTCCACTTGGGCCTATAGGGTTTCCTTGAATACGGCCATATCATTATATCGAAGTAAAAAGACAAAGATTGCGACCGTTGATTGGGATCAATCCCTAGCCAACATCCGCTATGAGGAATACAATTCGGAGACTGAAGACCAGTTAAAACACCTATATGATGCCGTACGGCAATTGAATGATATCGACAAAGCTTTGGTCTATATGTACCTCGAAGACAAGGACTATACAGAGATCTCAGAAACATTAGGGATCAGCGAAGTTAATGCCCGGGTCAAAATGAATAGAATCAAGAACAAACTGAAAGAAATGCTAACAAAGAAAGGAGTGGTTTAA
- the radA gene encoding DNA repair protein RadA codes for MAKTKSAYFCQSCGYESPKWLGQCPSCKQWNTFVEEVVEKASSRVPEWRSTSTGPGIQKRTNKAAVIHEIVYSEEQRILTPDKEFNRVLGGGIVPGSLVLIGGEPGIGKSTLMLQLALSIPKVKTLYISGEESEQQIKMRAERLAQSSNANCYILTETSMQNIFKQIDQVEPNVLVIDSIQTLHTAQIESAPGSVSQVRECTAELLRFAKETNTPVFIVGHITKDGSIAGPKVLEHMVDTVLQFEGDRNHVYRILRAVKNRFGSSSELGIYEMQGSGLREVSNPSEIMLSQREEQVSGISVAAMLEGMRPLMIEVQALVSNSAYGTPQRSSTGFDTKRLNMLLAVLEKRFGFRLSAQDVFLNIAGGLRVEDPAIDLAVIAALISSQQDIALPSNITFAAEVGLSGEIRAVNRIEQRIQEAEKLGFEQIFISKYNTKGLDVKRYQILVRPVATLEDVFRILFG; via the coding sequence ATGGCAAAAACAAAATCAGCATATTTCTGTCAATCATGTGGATATGAATCTCCAAAGTGGTTGGGGCAATGTCCTTCCTGTAAGCAATGGAATACCTTTGTGGAAGAGGTTGTGGAAAAGGCATCTAGCCGTGTTCCCGAATGGCGAAGTACCAGTACAGGTCCTGGAATACAGAAAAGAACGAACAAAGCTGCGGTCATCCATGAGATTGTATACTCCGAAGAACAACGGATCCTGACTCCTGACAAAGAATTCAACCGTGTTCTAGGGGGAGGAATTGTGCCGGGTTCATTAGTGTTGATCGGCGGGGAGCCGGGAATCGGGAAATCTACCTTGATGTTGCAATTGGCCCTTTCCATTCCTAAGGTAAAAACACTTTATATTTCTGGGGAAGAGAGCGAACAGCAGATCAAGATGCGAGCGGAAAGGCTAGCCCAAAGTTCCAATGCGAATTGTTATATCCTGACCGAAACATCCATGCAGAACATCTTTAAACAGATCGATCAAGTGGAACCCAATGTGCTCGTCATCGACTCCATACAGACTTTACATACTGCCCAGATCGAATCGGCTCCCGGTTCGGTATCTCAGGTCAGAGAATGTACAGCTGAACTGCTTCGATTTGCCAAAGAAACCAATACTCCGGTATTTATTGTTGGCCATATCACCAAAGACGGATCTATTGCAGGACCAAAGGTATTGGAACACATGGTGGATACCGTATTGCAGTTTGAAGGAGATAGAAACCATGTATATCGAATCCTGAGAGCAGTAAAGAATAGATTTGGATCTTCTTCGGAACTGGGGATTTACGAAATGCAAGGCTCAGGTCTAAGGGAGGTTTCCAATCCATCGGAAATTATGCTTTCGCAAAGGGAGGAACAGGTCAGTGGAATTTCCGTAGCAGCGATGTTAGAGGGCATGAGGCCGCTGATGATCGAGGTGCAGGCCTTAGTGTCCAATTCCGCATATGGAACGCCTCAGCGAAGTTCCACCGGCTTTGACACGAAAAGGTTGAACATGCTCTTGGCGGTACTTGAAAAACGCTTTGGATTTAGGTTAAGTGCTCAGGATGTATTCTTGAATATCGCCGGAGGATTAAGGGTGGAAGACCCAGCAATTGATCTAGCCGTGATTGCAGCGCTTATTTCCTCTCAGCAGGATATAGCCCTCCCGTCTAATATAACTTTTGCAGCTGAGGTTGGCCTGTCTGGAGAAATCAGGGCGGTAAACCGGATCGAACAGCGAATCCAAGAAGCCGAAAAATTAGGATTTGAACAGATCTTTATCTCAAAATATAATACCAAAGGATTGGATGTGAAAAGATATCAGATCCTGGTCAGGCCAGTGGCCACCCTAGAAGATGTCTTCAGAATATTGTTTGGTTAG
- a CDS encoding TlpA disulfide reductase family protein, whose translation MKKTMLAVLAAVPTLLFAQEDFSIKGNIKDVNAPAKVYLMYVDGGQRHIDSANVDKGQFTYNGIVSEPTQAQMILSADGKPLNQIETPDMTMLYLSKGVIKVTGDKMATAEISGNEINTDFSKYKASIKAVTDQFEALNKEYQAASPDQQQDEQFLTNLQGKAEGLFKQQTQLNEQFIKDNPGSYVTLGLLDEMVSAQTVNNVVAPAYEKLPAALKNSTRGKALAAKIEKQKKVAIGSVAPEIALPDTTGKVVALSSLRGKYVLIDFWASWCGPCRHENPNVVAAFNKFKDKNFTIYGVSLDRENGKTDWLEAIKADNLSGWTQVSDLKFWHSPVVELYGIEGIPQNFLLDPEGKIIAVNLRGEALEAKLAEVIK comes from the coding sequence ATGAAAAAAACAATGTTAGCTGTACTGGCAGCAGTCCCTACTTTGCTTTTTGCCCAAGAGGACTTTTCCATCAAAGGAAATATAAAGGATGTGAATGCGCCAGCGAAAGTGTATTTGATGTATGTAGACGGCGGACAACGCCATATTGACTCTGCTAATGTTGATAAAGGACAGTTTACCTACAATGGTATTGTATCAGAGCCTACACAGGCACAGATGATATTATCTGCCGATGGGAAACCATTGAACCAGATTGAAACACCGGATATGACCATGCTTTACCTTTCTAAAGGGGTAATCAAGGTTACTGGGGATAAAATGGCAACCGCTGAAATTTCAGGAAATGAGATCAATACTGATTTCAGCAAATACAAAGCATCAATTAAAGCGGTAACAGATCAGTTTGAAGCATTAAACAAGGAATACCAAGCTGCAAGTCCTGACCAACAACAGGACGAGCAATTCCTGACGAACCTGCAAGGAAAGGCTGAAGGATTATTCAAACAACAAACTCAGCTGAACGAGCAATTCATCAAAGATAATCCAGGCAGTTATGTGACTTTAGGGTTATTGGATGAAATGGTAAGTGCGCAAACCGTAAATAATGTGGTAGCGCCGGCTTATGAAAAGCTTCCTGCTGCTTTAAAAAATTCTACACGTGGAAAAGCTTTGGCAGCAAAGATCGAGAAACAAAAGAAGGTTGCCATTGGATCAGTAGCTCCAGAAATCGCATTGCCTGATACAACCGGTAAAGTGGTTGCATTATCATCTTTACGTGGAAAATATGTCTTGATTGACTTCTGGGCAAGCTGGTGCGGACCATGTCGTCATGAAAACCCGAATGTAGTTGCTGCATTCAATAAATTTAAGGACAAGAACTTTACTATCTACGGTGTTTCCCTAGATCGTGAAAATGGTAAAACAGATTGGTTAGAGGCTATTAAAGCTGATAATCTTTCAGGATGGACCCAAGTTTCTGACCTTAAGTTCTGGCATTCACCAGTAGTGGAACTCTATGGAATTGAGGGTATTCCCCAAAACTTCCTTTTAGATCCAGAAGGTAAGATCATTGCAGTTAACCTTCGTGGTGAAGCTCTTGAGGCTAAACTTGCTGAAGTAATCAAATAA
- a CDS encoding DUF4293 domain-containing protein — protein sequence MIQRIQTVWLLLSSLVLFALFMFPFVGYIDLVGLGKNIYVTGVYSSANNVTTKETGFLLMTIATVVLALIPIFIIFQYKNRKLQLNLILVQVVLICLFAIWMFITANNILDLINQHIGANNIGIGFFLLPISILCLSFAIRGIRNDNKLIKSAERLR from the coding sequence ATGATACAGCGTATTCAAACCGTTTGGTTATTGCTTTCAAGCCTAGTTTTATTTGCTCTTTTCATGTTCCCTTTTGTAGGCTACATTGATTTGGTAGGACTTGGAAAAAACATCTATGTAACTGGCGTATATTCCTCAGCAAATAACGTTACAACTAAAGAAACTGGCTTTTTATTGATGACCATTGCTACTGTGGTTCTGGCTTTGATCCCCATCTTTATCATATTCCAATATAAAAACCGAAAACTGCAGTTGAACCTGATCTTAGTGCAAGTGGTATTGATCTGTTTATTTGCTATTTGGATGTTTATTACAGCAAACAACATCCTTGATCTGATCAATCAGCATATTGGAGCTAACAATATTGGTATTGGATTTTTCCTTCTGCCGATTTCTATTCTATGCTTATCCTTTGCTATTCGTGGAATCAGAAATGATAATAAATTAATTAAATCAGCCGAAAGGCTTCGTTAA
- the truA gene encoding tRNA pseudouridine(38-40) synthase TruA, translating into MVEEQIPKYFLEIAYNGTAYHGWQIQDNAVSVQEKLNQALSILLREEVETIGAGRTDSGVHAKQLFVHFSSNAHVLENKERFVHSLNALMPFDISAKRLIGVAVEAHARFDATQRSYEYHVHFQKDPFQHGFSWQLRDKPDVEKMNIAALDLLGRQDFSCFSKSNTQVFTNYCDIKRAEWLWEGERLVFHISADRFLRNMVRAIVGTLMEIGLGKKPIEHIKEVIQSMDRSKAGTSVPACGLYLTEVHYPYID; encoded by the coding sequence ATGGTGGAAGAACAAATACCTAAATACTTTTTGGAAATAGCATACAATGGAACGGCCTACCATGGTTGGCAGATCCAGGATAACGCTGTCTCTGTTCAGGAAAAACTGAACCAAGCTCTTTCGATTTTACTTCGCGAAGAAGTAGAAACGATAGGCGCAGGACGTACGGACAGTGGGGTGCATGCCAAACAGCTATTTGTTCATTTCTCCAGTAATGCTCATGTTTTGGAGAACAAGGAGAGGTTTGTCCATTCCCTGAATGCCCTGATGCCTTTTGACATTTCAGCAAAACGCTTGATTGGGGTAGCTGTAGAGGCCCATGCTCGCTTTGATGCCACGCAAAGGAGTTATGAATACCATGTACATTTCCAGAAGGATCCCTTTCAACATGGGTTTTCATGGCAGCTGCGCGACAAACCGGATGTTGAAAAAATGAACATTGCAGCCCTAGATTTGTTAGGTAGGCAAGATTTTTCTTGTTTCAGCAAATCGAACACACAAGTATTCACCAATTATTGCGATATTAAACGTGCAGAATGGTTGTGGGAAGGCGAAAGATTGGTATTCCATATTTCTGCAGATCGTTTTCTGCGAAACATGGTTCGGGCAATAGTTGGAACCCTGATGGAAATCGGCCTAGGCAAGAAACCTATAGAACATATTAAAGAGGTAATTCAAAGTATGGATCGCTCTAAAGCTGGCACTTCGGTTCCGGCCTGTGGGCTTTACCTAACAGAGGTCCATTATCCATATATTGATTAA
- a CDS encoding TPM domain-containing protein: protein MEIFNQEEQEKIEHAISLAENLTSGEIRLVVERRVHDKEAIDLAKDYFEKLKMHQTALRNGVLIYLATDDHQFAIIGDAGIDQKVPEDFWESTKDLMLGSFRKGDYVSGLIAGIEKAGEQLGRYFPRRSDDVNELPNDIYFGKS from the coding sequence ATGGAGATATTCAATCAAGAAGAACAAGAGAAAATAGAACATGCGATAAGCCTAGCGGAGAACCTGACATCGGGCGAGATCCGTCTGGTCGTTGAGCGCAGGGTTCATGACAAGGAAGCGATTGACCTGGCAAAGGATTATTTTGAAAAGCTCAAGATGCATCAGACGGCATTGCGCAATGGGGTATTGATTTACCTGGCGACGGATGACCATCAATTTGCCATTATCGGCGATGCCGGTATTGATCAGAAAGTTCCGGAGGATTTTTGGGAATCTACAAAAGACCTGATGTTAGGTTCTTTTAGAAAGGGAGATTATGTCAGTGGTTTGATTGCTGGCATCGAAAAGGCCGGTGAGCAATTAGGCAGGTATTTCCCGCGGAGATCGGATGATGTGAATGAACTTCCGAATGATATTTATTTCGGTAAATCTTAA
- a CDS encoding ABC transporter ATP-binding protein produces the protein MEKDKISGNAYDSKLLGRLAKYIRPYMPVFWVSVILTILLAAVAPALPLLVEYTLDHYILSGKGEGLTNMLLLMFALLIAQTIIRYFHTLMTNTLGQSVIRDIRIQVFNHITNLRLKYFDNTPIGRLITRTISDLETIANIFSEGLIQIIGDLLQLVVILGVMFYTDWKLTLVVLIPMPLMIAATYIFKEAMKSAFQSVRLWVSNLNTFLQEHISGMSVIQYFAREDQEMRKFKAINAEHRNAHIRANWYFSIFFPVLEIIVAIATGLLVWYGSKQILADVISPGVVVAFIMYINMIFRPIRELIDKFNTLQMGMVSAERIFDVLDTDEFTPDEGNYKPEHVKGEITFKNVWFAYNDEKWVLKDVSFHVEQGETLALVGATGAGKSSIINILSRFYEIQKGEILLDGVNIKDYDLTFLRQTIATVLQDVFLFSDTVLNNINLHNPNISFESIEDAAKKVGAYDFIMRLPGNFNYQVQERGSTLSAGQAQLISFIRALVHDPKILILDEATSSIDTETEELIQNAIENLMEGRTSIVIAHRLSTIQKADKIIVLDKGEIKEIGTHHELLELEGYYRKLYDLQFNSAGI, from the coding sequence TTGGAAAAAGACAAAATTTCAGGAAATGCATACGACAGTAAACTACTGGGAAGGTTAGCTAAATACATCCGCCCCTATATGCCTGTTTTCTGGGTTTCCGTTATACTAACGATATTACTTGCAGCTGTAGCTCCTGCCCTTCCGCTATTGGTGGAATATACCTTAGACCATTATATATTATCCGGAAAAGGGGAAGGATTGACTAACATGCTTCTATTGATGTTTGCCCTTTTGATAGCGCAAACCATCATCCGTTATTTCCATACCCTGATGACCAATACCCTTGGACAATCCGTTATCCGGGATATCCGCATCCAGGTTTTCAACCATATCACCAACCTAAGGTTAAAATATTTCGACAATACCCCGATCGGTAGATTAATCACCAGGACCATCTCTGACCTGGAAACCATTGCCAATATCTTTTCGGAAGGTCTGATCCAAATTATTGGCGACCTTCTGCAGTTGGTCGTTATCCTAGGGGTAATGTTCTATACGGATTGGAAATTGACCTTGGTCGTTTTGATTCCTATGCCACTGATGATTGCTGCGACCTATATCTTTAAGGAAGCCATGAAGTCAGCATTCCAAAGTGTCAGGCTATGGGTTTCCAATCTGAATACCTTTCTACAGGAACATATCTCTGGCATGAGCGTTATCCAATATTTTGCCCGGGAAGACCAAGAGATGCGCAAATTCAAGGCTATCAATGCGGAACATAGAAATGCGCATATCCGAGCGAATTGGTATTTCTCGATCTTCTTTCCGGTATTGGAAATTATTGTGGCCATTGCAACAGGTCTATTGGTATGGTACGGGTCCAAACAGATCTTGGCCGATGTCATTTCTCCGGGTGTAGTGGTCGCCTTTATCATGTACATCAACATGATCTTTAGACCAATACGCGAGTTAATCGATAAGTTCAACACCCTTCAGATGGGAATGGTCTCTGCTGAGCGTATCTTTGATGTGCTAGATACCGATGAATTCACCCCAGATGAAGGAAATTACAAACCGGAACATGTAAAGGGAGAGATTACCTTTAAAAATGTTTGGTTTGCCTATAATGATGAGAAATGGGTATTGAAAGACGTAAGCTTCCATGTGGAGCAGGGTGAAACCCTAGCTTTAGTGGGTGCGACGGGTGCTGGAAAATCATCTATTATCAATATCCTGAGCCGTTTCTATGAAATCCAAAAAGGAGAGATCTTATTAGACGGTGTTAATATCAAGGATTATGATCTGACATTCCTACGTCAGACCATTGCCACCGTGCTGCAGGATGTCTTCCTGTTCTCGGACACGGTTCTGAACAACATCAATCTGCACAACCCTAATATATCCTTTGAATCTATTGAGGATGCTGCTAAGAAAGTCGGTGCTTATGATTTTATCATGCGACTTCCAGGGAACTTCAACTATCAGGTCCAAGAAAGAGGTTCGACGCTTTCTGCCGGTCAGGCGCAGCTAATATCCTTTATCCGGGCCTTAGTTCATGATCCAAAAATCCTGATCCTTGATGAGGCAACCTCCTCCATTGACACGGAAACGGAGGAATTGATTCAAAATGCCATCGAGAACCTGATGGAAGGCCGTACTTCTATCGTGATTGCGCATAGGTTATCCACCATACAGAAAGCGGATAAGATCATTGTTCTGGATAAGGGTGAGATCAAGGAAATCGGCACGCACCATGAGCTGTTGGAGCTGGAGGGTTATTATAGGAAATTGTATGACCTGCAGTTTAATTCGGCGGGAATATAG